One genomic window of Psychrobacillus sp. INOP01 includes the following:
- a CDS encoding ATP-binding cassette domain-containing protein: MIPLFEVKQLTKKHWDAQVKRELFSDITTCIERPVRIALLGKSGQGKSTLLRILAKLDSVDSGEVCFNGQLMNEVDSRTWRMNICYVAQQATMLPGTIKDNLIISSKIHNRPFEEDFARQLIKEVGLDDLDWEKQAGDLSGGEKQRIALVRSLLLRPKILLLDEITASLDQQSKELVEQLLIKLHQKEEIAFIWVTHDTEQANNISERIWYMEDGKLASDLKTSEFFGDQASFPTQVIL, translated from the coding sequence ATGATTCCATTATTTGAAGTAAAGCAGCTGACGAAAAAGCATTGGGATGCACAGGTAAAAAGAGAATTATTTTCTGACATAACTACGTGTATCGAGCGACCAGTGCGTATTGCTTTACTCGGTAAATCTGGTCAAGGCAAAAGTACGCTTTTACGCATTCTAGCTAAATTAGATTCTGTTGATAGTGGAGAGGTATGCTTTAACGGTCAATTGATGAATGAGGTAGATAGTAGAACGTGGCGTATGAATATATGTTATGTAGCACAGCAAGCAACAATGTTGCCAGGAACTATAAAAGATAATTTAATTATTAGCAGCAAAATACATAATCGACCTTTTGAGGAAGACTTCGCAAGACAGTTGATAAAAGAAGTAGGATTAGATGATTTAGACTGGGAGAAACAAGCAGGGGATCTATCTGGTGGGGAAAAACAGCGCATCGCTTTAGTTCGGTCGTTGTTGTTACGACCGAAAATATTACTTCTAGACGAGATTACAGCTTCTCTTGACCAACAGAGCAAGGAGTTAGTAGAACAGCTATTAATCAAACTGCACCAAAAAGAGGAAATCGCTTTTATATGGGTAACGCATGACACCGAGCAGGCAAATAATATTAGTGAGCGTATTTGGTATATGGAAGATGGGAAACTTGCTAGTGATTTAAAGACTTCTGAGTTTTTTGGCGACCAGGCGAGCTTCCCTACACAGGTGATACTATGA
- a CDS encoding GNAT family N-acetyltransferase, translating to MKDISIRPIVEEELVQLWELSAKQEAPEWKKWDAPYYPHIPKTLEQFLEKKDQLVHQEDMWGIYVDGELVGSLCYYWEHEESLWLEMGIVIYEPRFWSGGLGTEALRMWINHLFKELPLVRVGYTTWSGNERMIKVGEKLGMTMEARLRKCRFYNGVYYDSIRMGILREEWEERV from the coding sequence ATGAAAGATATATCAATTCGTCCTATTGTCGAAGAAGAGCTTGTTCAACTTTGGGAATTAAGTGCAAAGCAAGAGGCACCTGAATGGAAAAAATGGGACGCACCCTATTATCCCCATATACCTAAAACTTTAGAACAATTTTTAGAAAAGAAAGATCAATTGGTCCATCAAGAAGATATGTGGGGAATTTATGTAGATGGAGAATTAGTTGGTTCACTCTGTTACTACTGGGAGCACGAGGAATCCCTCTGGTTAGAAATGGGGATTGTCATTTATGAACCTCGTTTCTGGAGTGGTGGACTAGGTACAGAGGCCCTTCGAATGTGGATTAATCATTTATTTAAAGAATTACCACTTGTTCGCGTTGGCTATACAACCTGGTCTGGCAATGAACGCATGATTAAAGTCGGTGAAAAATTAGGCATGACAATGGAAGCTAGGCTACGCAAATGTCGATTTTATAATGGAGTTTATTATGACTCTATCCGAATGGGTATATTAAGAGAAGAATGGGAAGAACGTGTATGA
- a CDS encoding amino acid permease, whose protein sequence is MGGNQLQRGLEQRHITLMSLGAAIGVGLFLGSATAIQLAGPAILISYIVGGMAIFIIMRALGEMAVHNPVSGSFSRYAKDYLGPLAGYITGWNYWFLWVVTCMAEITAVGVYMKLWYPDTAPWIWALAALVIMTLVNLIAVKAYGEFEFWFALIKIIAILAMIFVGLGVILFGLGNDGIAVGISNLWSNGGFAPNGVTGVFMSLQMVMFAYLGVEMIGVTAGEAKNPKTVIPRAINTVFWRILLFYVGALFVIMSIYPWNEIGANGSPFVLMFEKIGIGPAAGIINFVVLTAALSSCNSGIFSTGRMLFNLAQQKQAPNSFSKISKTGVPSKAIIFSAFLLLVGVILNYLVPEKVFIWVTSISTFGAVWTWGIILLSQLKFRKTLTKGEVSRLSYKALFYPVGSYLALAFLVLVLGLMAYFPDTRIALIVGPIWIIGLVFVYYKKGFHKRN, encoded by the coding sequence TTGGGTGGAAATCAACTACAGCGAGGTTTAGAACAGCGACATATCACCTTGATGTCATTAGGAGCGGCAATCGGGGTTGGACTATTTTTAGGTTCAGCAACAGCAATACAGCTTGCAGGACCAGCAATTCTGATTTCTTATATTGTCGGAGGAATGGCCATTTTTATCATCATGCGAGCACTTGGTGAAATGGCGGTACATAATCCAGTTTCGGGTTCATTTAGTCGATATGCAAAGGATTATCTAGGTCCTCTTGCGGGATACATAACAGGGTGGAATTATTGGTTTTTATGGGTAGTTACCTGTATGGCAGAGATTACTGCTGTGGGAGTATACATGAAATTGTGGTATCCAGACACTGCGCCTTGGATATGGGCATTAGCGGCATTAGTTATTATGACACTTGTTAACTTAATAGCAGTTAAAGCTTATGGAGAGTTTGAGTTTTGGTTTGCACTTATTAAAATTATTGCCATCTTAGCTATGATTTTTGTTGGACTAGGTGTTATTCTTTTCGGTCTTGGTAATGATGGAATTGCAGTCGGGATAAGTAATTTGTGGTCGAACGGCGGGTTTGCACCAAATGGAGTTACTGGTGTATTTATGTCCTTACAGATGGTCATGTTTGCCTATTTGGGTGTGGAAATGATTGGTGTAACTGCAGGAGAAGCGAAAAATCCTAAAACGGTAATTCCACGAGCGATCAATACGGTATTTTGGCGTATTTTACTGTTCTATGTTGGAGCACTATTCGTAATAATGTCCATTTATCCATGGAACGAGATAGGAGCCAACGGAAGTCCTTTCGTTTTAATGTTTGAGAAAATTGGTATTGGACCAGCAGCAGGTATTATTAACTTTGTAGTGCTTACAGCTGCTTTGTCTAGTTGTAATAGCGGTATTTTTAGTACAGGACGTATGTTGTTTAATCTAGCTCAGCAGAAACAGGCTCCTAATTCGTTCTCTAAAATTAGCAAAACAGGAGTACCTTCAAAAGCAATTATCTTTTCTGCCTTTTTACTATTAGTTGGTGTTATATTAAATTACCTAGTTCCAGAAAAAGTATTTATCTGGGTAACGAGTATTTCAACATTCGGTGCCGTTTGGACATGGGGAATTATATTATTATCTCAATTAAAATTCCGTAAAACGCTAACAAAAGGAGAAGTTTCACGGCTTTCCTATAAGGCGTTATTTTATCCAGTAGGGTCCTATTTAGCACTAGCCTTTTTAGTATTGGTACTTGGTCTAATGGCTTATTTCCCTGATACTCGTATAGCGCTAATAGTTGGACCTATATGGATAATCGGATTAGTGTTCGTATATTATAAAAAAGGATTTCATAAAAGAAACTGA
- a CDS encoding S9 family peptidase, whose product MTKRKLEATDLFAIQSITNPVISPNGNEAVFIRTEMHKEDNKYYAYLYHVDIETNEITQWTHSKERVSSPKWSADGKQLAFLSNRDDKNQIYVMSANGGEAKQVTKLEKGVSSFIWSPCSKKIWFSASLKEGKGWSDKAEKEDKKLPEAYIVEKMKYHGDGVGLLPKDTYRQIGSIIIASGEITAFTEGAFNHSLQAISHDGKQLVIGVNRDENQDFSFREPMLLIDVETKKESVIIEENGYFGGATFSADDQYIAFGGMLHTFKNATHEEVYVYEVSTGKLQILTEGIDAPVGDYAGADIQQGANAPDVVWTNQNHLYFQLSTMGDVRLYFASLEGEIYPATQENEHVYGYDIASNGTYALATISNAIFPGELFKLILATGERIALTKFNEELLNEVELVEPEAIVYKGLNDWDVHGWLMKPAGYQDGEKYPLIVEIHGGPHTMYANTFFHELQLLAAQGYGVLYVNPRGSHSYSQQFVDAVRGDYGGGDYEDIMAGVDYVLKENDWIDENRLGVTGGSYGGFMTNWIVGHTNRFKAAVTQRSISNWISFYGVSDIGYYFTPWQIGTDMTDIDKLWDASPLKYAANVETPLLILHSENDYRCPIEQGQQLYITLKAMGKETSFVRFPQSDHNLSRVGLPNLRQTRLEQITSWFERYL is encoded by the coding sequence ATGACTAAAAGAAAACTAGAAGCAACTGATTTATTTGCAATACAATCGATAACAAATCCTGTGATTTCACCAAACGGGAATGAGGCAGTTTTCATCCGTACGGAGATGCACAAAGAGGATAACAAATATTATGCTTACTTATATCATGTAGATATCGAAACTAATGAAATAACACAATGGACCCACTCGAAAGAAAGAGTGTCCTCTCCAAAATGGTCGGCGGATGGGAAACAACTAGCATTTTTGTCGAATCGTGACGACAAAAACCAAATTTATGTAATGTCCGCTAATGGTGGAGAAGCAAAACAAGTGACAAAATTAGAAAAAGGTGTTTCTAGCTTTATCTGGTCACCTTGTAGTAAAAAGATTTGGTTCTCGGCTTCTTTAAAGGAAGGGAAAGGGTGGTCTGACAAGGCTGAAAAAGAAGATAAGAAATTACCTGAAGCCTATATTGTAGAAAAAATGAAGTACCACGGAGATGGTGTTGGGTTATTACCAAAAGATACATACCGACAAATTGGATCTATCATTATAGCGTCTGGAGAAATTACAGCCTTTACAGAAGGTGCATTTAATCATAGCCTTCAAGCAATTTCTCATGATGGGAAACAACTAGTAATTGGTGTGAATAGAGATGAAAATCAAGATTTTTCATTCCGTGAACCTATGTTATTAATCGATGTAGAAACGAAAAAAGAATCGGTAATTATTGAAGAAAACGGATACTTTGGAGGGGCAACATTCTCTGCGGATGATCAATATATCGCTTTTGGTGGGATGCTCCACACATTTAAAAATGCAACGCACGAAGAAGTGTATGTATATGAAGTGAGTACTGGAAAACTTCAAATACTTACTGAAGGAATTGATGCTCCAGTAGGCGATTATGCAGGAGCAGATATCCAACAAGGAGCAAACGCACCTGATGTTGTTTGGACAAACCAGAATCACTTGTATTTCCAACTGTCTACAATGGGTGACGTTCGTTTGTATTTTGCATCTCTTGAAGGGGAAATTTACCCAGCAACTCAAGAAAACGAGCATGTATATGGATACGATATTGCTAGCAACGGAACCTATGCTCTTGCGACAATAAGTAATGCAATATTTCCCGGGGAATTATTTAAACTAATTTTGGCGACTGGTGAAAGAATCGCCCTCACTAAATTTAACGAAGAGTTGTTAAATGAAGTAGAGCTTGTCGAACCAGAAGCCATTGTGTATAAAGGTCTTAATGATTGGGATGTACATGGTTGGTTAATGAAACCAGCAGGTTATCAGGATGGAGAAAAATACCCACTTATTGTAGAGATTCATGGTGGACCACATACGATGTATGCAAATACATTTTTCCATGAGCTCCAACTATTAGCTGCACAAGGTTATGGAGTATTGTATGTAAATCCACGTGGAAGTCATTCATATAGCCAACAATTTGTGGACGCTGTTCGTGGAGACTACGGTGGTGGCGACTATGAAGATATCATGGCTGGAGTAGATTATGTATTGAAGGAAAATGATTGGATTGATGAGAATCGTTTAGGGGTTACTGGTGGGAGTTACGGTGGGTTTATGACTAACTGGATTGTCGGTCATACGAATCGCTTTAAAGCAGCGGTTACACAACGTTCAATTTCCAATTGGATTAGCTTTTATGGAGTTTCAGATATTGGATACTACTTCACGCCATGGCAAATTGGTACCGATATGACGGATATTGATAAACTATGGGATGCGTCTCCGCTCAAATATGCAGCTAATGTAGAGACACCTTTATTGATATTGCATAGTGAAAATGACTATCGCTGTCCAATCGAACAAGGGCAACAGCTGTATATAACTTTAAAAGCTATGGGGAAAGAGACAAGCTTCGTCCGCTTTCCACAATCAGATCACAATTTATCTCGAGTTGGATTGCCGAATTTAAGACAAACACGATTAGAACAAATTACTAGTTGGTTTGAAAGGTATCTATAA
- a CDS encoding sigma-70 family RNA polymerase sigma factor: MMLYGQDLLQLVYTYVKDKAIAQDLTQEIFVKCYEAYPTFKGKSTLKTWMWRIAINHCKDYLKSWYNQNIQVAVDAGVNVQASSNVEQQVIQQDEQERLAKTVMQLPIVYREVIYLFYFEDYTSKEIAGVLSINENTVKTRLRKAKQFLKEQLEVSEWI, encoded by the coding sequence ATGATGCTTTATGGTCAAGACTTATTGCAGCTTGTGTATACCTACGTAAAGGACAAGGCAATCGCACAGGATTTAACACAGGAGATCTTTGTTAAATGTTACGAGGCATATCCAACATTTAAAGGGAAATCCACATTGAAAACATGGATGTGGCGAATTGCTATTAATCACTGTAAAGATTACTTAAAGAGCTGGTATAACCAGAATATTCAAGTGGCTGTGGATGCCGGAGTCAACGTGCAGGCAAGCAGTAATGTGGAACAACAGGTCATTCAGCAAGACGAGCAGGAAAGGCTTGCAAAAACGGTGATGCAACTACCCATCGTGTACCGGGAAGTAATTTATTTATTTTACTTTGAAGACTATACGAGTAAGGAAATAGCGGGCGTGTTATCGATAAATGAGAATACGGTTAAAACAAGACTCCGTAAAGCGAAGCAATTCTTAAAAGAGCAGTTGGAGGTGAGCGAGTGGATTTAA
- a CDS encoding helix-turn-helix transcriptional regulator, whose protein sequence is MDLKNIKQAMHKHTFQDVQFDEKEQQAVHTKIQQLVSVENLKYALLGLTQTEKSGFELTELMHMRGEQAIYQNEGLLYQCLHELEVAELITGLWKNGEKVYFLSKKGQKQLALTQRPIGGVKWKALYSK, encoded by the coding sequence GTGGATTTAAAGAATATAAAACAGGCGATGCATAAGCATACATTCCAAGATGTTCAATTTGATGAAAAGGAACAGCAAGCTGTGCATACAAAAATTCAACAACTCGTTTCTGTTGAGAACCTAAAATATGCATTACTTGGACTTACGCAAACCGAAAAGTCCGGATTCGAGCTAACAGAATTAATGCATATGCGTGGAGAGCAAGCCATTTATCAAAATGAAGGGTTGCTATACCAATGCTTACATGAATTAGAAGTGGCAGAGCTCATTACTGGCTTATGGAAGAATGGCGAGAAGGTATATTTCCTTTCGAAAAAGGGACAAAAGCAACTCGCATTGACGCAAAGACCAATCGGAGGTGTTAAATGGAAAGCTTTATACAGCAAGTAA
- a CDS encoding FtsW/RodA/SpoVE family cell cycle protein, which yields MESFIQQVTKLIRSKEAKATVAEELKQHLTLAQTKYMEHGLPEEGAMKKAIQDMGSPVALGRSMNKIHKPKIDWLLIAAFSALLLCGFLPLEAPAYSKKIITILLGVGLVIVLYRYDYRKLIKHAKWIFVATIVVLLLLAYFPTNHINGKPELKLGAFRIDSLWTLPLLVIGWASYFTKKRPLLGGFALFAFISMLFMLQPHLIAFILHTMMFMVIFLCSKHTIKTKVITIVTSAIAGTTFIVFLLANAMPYQVARIFAFVNPDKDPEGFGYLYIRLQQLISEARWFGAIPFEGIPELHTDFVFAGIIRSYGLGPALFIAVLLFICIIRLLVIIQKVRDPFGRYLLTGSLTLFATQVVVNIGMIFGFLPIMAMSLPFISYGLMPTIIAAVMIGFGLSVWRLKSYVI from the coding sequence ATGGAAAGCTTTATACAGCAAGTAACAAAGCTTATTCGATCCAAAGAAGCAAAAGCCACTGTAGCAGAAGAGTTAAAGCAACATTTAACACTAGCGCAAACAAAATATATGGAGCATGGGCTACCTGAAGAAGGAGCGATGAAAAAAGCAATTCAGGACATGGGAAGTCCTGTCGCTCTTGGAAGATCAATGAATAAAATCCATAAGCCTAAAATCGATTGGCTGCTCATTGCTGCATTTAGTGCATTATTATTATGTGGATTCTTACCACTCGAAGCACCCGCGTATTCAAAAAAGATAATTACCATTCTCCTTGGTGTAGGATTAGTCATTGTTCTTTACCGATATGACTACCGAAAACTCATAAAGCATGCGAAGTGGATTTTTGTGGCGACTATCGTGGTTTTGCTTTTACTTGCGTATTTCCCAACAAATCACATAAACGGCAAGCCAGAGCTGAAATTAGGTGCTTTCCGTATAGATAGTTTATGGACGTTACCGCTGCTTGTCATTGGCTGGGCTAGCTACTTTACGAAAAAACGTCCATTATTGGGTGGGTTTGCGTTATTTGCCTTTATTTCTATGTTATTTATGTTGCAACCACATTTAATCGCATTTATATTACATACCATGATGTTCATGGTAATCTTCCTATGTAGTAAGCACACAATCAAAACAAAAGTGATCACAATAGTGACAAGTGCTATAGCTGGTACTACGTTTATTGTATTTTTGTTAGCGAATGCTATGCCTTATCAAGTTGCGAGGATTTTTGCGTTTGTCAATCCGGACAAAGATCCAGAGGGTTTTGGCTATCTCTATATACGTCTGCAGCAATTAATCAGTGAAGCGAGATGGTTTGGTGCTATTCCATTTGAAGGGATACCAGAATTGCACACAGATTTTGTTTTTGCTGGGATTATTCGTTCCTACGGGTTAGGGCCTGCTTTATTCATCGCTGTTTTATTGTTTATCTGTATCATTCGTTTACTCGTGATAATTCAAAAGGTTCGTGATCCATTTGGTCGCTATTTACTCACTGGTAGTTTGACTCTATTTGCCACACAAGTTGTCGTGAATATTGGTATGATTTTCGGTTTTTTACCGATTATGGCGATGTCATTACCTTTTATTAGTTATGGCTTAATGCCAACGATTATTGCAGCAGTGATGATTGGTTTCGGACTAAGTGTGTGGCGTCTTAAATCATATGTGATATAA
- a CDS encoding fatty acid--CoA ligase family protein — MGDESMSLVSSVLQIANEHPKKIAYHFMGKDTTYAEFDQSVELFAGALKSIGVEKGDNIGFLLGNSPHFLISLYATMRIGATAVPINPIYSPDEISYIVKDSDAKVIIALDALLPLVEKAAGVFTSVENYIICETQPDTVQKLAALPENLKIKVKPFSVLISSSTLGTSAVETDPDDIAVILYTSGTTGHPKGAMLTYNNIYSNARDVAEYLQINTEDRVITTLPVFHVFALTVVVNAPLLMGATLLLIPRFSPQEVFNMTKEHQATVFAGVPTMYNFLYQFPDANVEDFSSIRLAISGGSSLPVALLHNFENKFNVRVSEGYGLSEASPVTCFNPIDRDRKPGSIGTNIVNVENKIVNELGEEVPVGEVGELIVRGPNVMKGYYKMPEETESAIRNGWLYTGDLARQDEEGYFYIVDRKKDMIIVGGYNVYPREVEEVLFSHPGIVEAAVIGIPDPNFGEEVLAFVVKKDSTLTEQQLHDYCAEKLAKYKVPKKFEFIEELPKNTTGKILRRSLKVQIV, encoded by the coding sequence ATGGGAGACGAGAGTATGAGTTTGGTTTCAAGTGTTCTACAGATTGCCAATGAGCATCCAAAGAAGATTGCCTATCATTTTATGGGGAAAGATACTACATACGCAGAATTCGATCAGTCAGTGGAACTATTTGCGGGGGCATTAAAGTCAATTGGTGTGGAAAAAGGGGATAATATAGGTTTTTTATTGGGGAACTCACCACATTTTTTAATTTCTTTATATGCTACTATGCGAATTGGTGCTACGGCAGTTCCGATTAATCCAATTTATTCACCAGATGAAATCAGTTATATTGTAAAAGACAGTGATGCTAAAGTGATCATTGCTCTTGATGCACTATTGCCTTTAGTGGAGAAAGCTGCCGGGGTATTCACATCGGTTGAAAATTATATTATTTGTGAAACACAACCTGATACTGTTCAAAAACTAGCTGCTTTACCAGAAAACTTGAAGATAAAAGTGAAACCGTTTTCAGTGCTGATTTCTTCATCTACCTTGGGTACTTCTGCAGTGGAAACAGATCCAGATGATATTGCAGTAATCTTATATACTTCCGGGACAACTGGTCATCCAAAGGGTGCTATGCTAACATACAATAATATTTATTCAAATGCTCGTGATGTTGCAGAATACTTGCAGATTAATACAGAGGATCGTGTAATCACCACTTTACCTGTATTTCATGTGTTTGCGCTAACAGTTGTTGTGAATGCACCATTATTAATGGGTGCAACACTACTATTAATCCCGAGATTTAGTCCACAAGAAGTGTTCAACATGACGAAAGAGCATCAAGCGACCGTGTTTGCAGGTGTTCCGACGATGTACAATTTCCTTTATCAATTTCCGGATGCAAACGTTGAAGACTTTTCTAGTATTCGCTTAGCGATTTCAGGGGGATCTTCACTACCAGTAGCACTGTTACACAATTTTGAAAACAAGTTCAATGTTCGTGTATCTGAAGGATATGGTTTGTCGGAGGCATCACCGGTGACATGCTTTAACCCAATCGATCGTGATCGTAAGCCTGGTTCAATCGGAACAAATATTGTAAACGTTGAAAATAAAATCGTCAATGAACTTGGAGAAGAAGTTCCAGTAGGCGAAGTAGGTGAACTAATCGTTCGAGGACCAAACGTTATGAAGGGTTACTACAAGATGCCAGAAGAAACGGAAAGTGCTATTCGTAATGGATGGTTGTATACTGGAGATCTTGCGAGACAAGATGAAGAAGGCTATTTCTATATAGTCGATCGCAAAAAAGATATGATAATTGTTGGGGGATATAATGTATATCCTCGTGAAGTAGAGGAAGTCCTATTTTCACATCCTGGTATAGTAGAAGCGGCTGTTATTGGCATACCAGATCCCAACTTTGGAGAAGAAGTTCTTGCGTTCGTTGTGAAAAAAGATTCTACTTTAACAGAACAACAATTACATGACTATTGTGCAGAAAAACTCGCAAAATATAAAGTACCTAAGAAGTTCGAATTCATAGAGGAACTTCCTAAGAATACAACAGGAAAAATATTACGTCGCTCTTTAAAAGTACAGATAGTTTAA
- a CDS encoding FtsX-like permease family protein, which produces MTFRQFAYHNVIRNARVYAAFLLASIFSVLVFFVYSMLMFHPDIEDQFLKNIAFGGMFIAQVILIIFTLFFLFYSMSAFLEARSQEFGVLLNLGMDKRQLNRMIFLETMILGFISTTVGIFFGFAFSKFFFMVIREMFFLDSLPLYLSWKPFALTIFIFLSLFIIISFSSSVFLRKKNIIQLLKGFGKQNEQEAYSKGRAMSGLLLLLAAYSLVILSLFQIKIYMSFIIIILALVGTYLFYTDSVLYLLGIIRKRKNLYWRSFRLIAFAEGSIKIRENARMFFIVTVVSTIAFLSVGVVTSFTSFTTQYREMNPVSIFYSSNWDNPFEEEHVMKLSQELQLEGLSYELVKFTVKKQTSSNLSNEVNLIKESEVNSLAVALKIPLIDLQNGEAIIIPNTRDDYAALRIEEEQTVLEESSIPIQIKGVYDRLIFPSLAIKDRTLIISDEDYELITEPLYGYGLRESSMTFYAFHVSEWLRTKDVGTDLDRIMTQTMGTSDVNPNSYYYFNPGSNYSIIRATFSLLLFTGLLVAAVLLLAAGSFVYFKLYTDLERDKKQYGVLRRMGVTDRELVKIVNRQLIPQFFLPWGLAMLHSTFSFMFLQAFWVDIAAVSIAMEMLLVLIAFTIIQVSYFFLIRWRYIAHIQ; this is translated from the coding sequence ATGACCTTTCGACAATTCGCTTATCATAATGTCATTCGAAATGCTCGCGTATATGCTGCATTTTTATTGGCGAGTATCTTTTCGGTTTTAGTGTTTTTTGTCTATTCTATGTTAATGTTTCACCCTGATATTGAGGATCAATTTTTAAAGAATATCGCATTTGGCGGAATGTTCATAGCACAGGTCATTCTGATTATATTTACTTTGTTTTTTTTATTTTATTCTATGAGTGCTTTTCTAGAGGCACGTTCACAGGAATTTGGAGTGCTTCTCAATCTAGGGATGGACAAGCGTCAGCTTAATCGGATGATTTTCTTAGAGACGATGATTTTAGGGTTTATATCAACGACAGTAGGTATCTTTTTTGGATTTGCTTTTTCTAAGTTTTTCTTTATGGTAATTCGAGAGATGTTTTTCCTGGATAGTCTACCTTTGTATCTGTCATGGAAACCCTTTGCATTAACTATATTTATTTTTTTATCGTTATTTATCATTATTTCGTTTAGTAGTTCTGTATTTCTTCGTAAAAAGAATATTATTCAGCTTCTAAAGGGATTTGGTAAACAAAATGAGCAAGAGGCTTATAGTAAGGGAAGGGCAATGTCCGGATTGCTACTACTCTTAGCTGCTTATAGTTTGGTTATATTATCTCTTTTTCAAATTAAAATATATATGAGCTTTATCATTATTATACTGGCACTGGTTGGTACTTATCTTTTCTATACAGATAGTGTTTTGTATTTGTTAGGAATTATTCGAAAACGCAAGAATTTGTACTGGCGTTCTTTTCGATTGATAGCTTTTGCGGAAGGTTCTATTAAAATAAGAGAAAATGCTCGAATGTTTTTTATAGTAACGGTTGTTTCAACTATAGCCTTTCTATCGGTTGGTGTCGTTACCTCGTTTACTTCTTTTACAACGCAATATCGGGAAATGAATCCAGTCAGTATTTTCTATTCTAGTAATTGGGATAACCCCTTTGAGGAAGAGCATGTGATGAAATTATCACAGGAGCTTCAATTGGAAGGTTTGTCTTACGAGTTGGTTAAGTTCACTGTAAAAAAACAAACTTCCTCCAATTTAAGTAACGAAGTAAATCTTATAAAAGAGTCTGAAGTGAATAGTTTAGCGGTTGCGTTGAAAATTCCATTGATTGACCTACAAAATGGGGAAGCAATAATCATACCGAATACGCGTGATGATTATGCAGCTTTAAGGATAGAAGAGGAGCAAACGGTGTTAGAGGAAAGTAGTATACCTATTCAAATTAAAGGAGTTTATGATCGGTTGATATTCCCTTCACTTGCTATCAAAGATAGAACATTAATCATTAGCGATGAGGATTATGAACTTATTACCGAGCCTTTGTATGGGTATGGCTTAAGAGAATCTAGCATGACATTTTATGCTTTTCACGTTTCCGAGTGGCTTCGTACGAAGGATGTTGGAACTGACTTAGATAGAATTATGACGCAAACCATGGGAACTTCAGATGTAAATCCCAACTCTTACTATTACTTTAATCCTGGCTCAAACTATTCTATCATCCGAGCTACGTTCTCTTTATTGTTATTTACAGGTTTACTCGTGGCAGCTGTATTGTTGCTTGCAGCTGGAAGTTTTGTTTACTTTAAGCTTTATACCGATCTTGAGCGTGATAAAAAACAATATGGTGTACTTCGTAGAATGGGAGTTACGGATAGGGAACTAGTGAAAATCGTAAATCGCCAGTTAATTCCTCAGTTTTTCTTACCTTGGGGATTAGCTATGCTGCATAGTACGTTTTCATTTATGTTTTTACAAGCATTTTGGGTGGATATAGCCGCAGTTTCAATTGCGATGGAAATGCTACTTGTGTTGATAGCATTCACGATTATTCAAGTTTCTTATTTCTTTTTGATCCGTTGGAGATATATTGCCCATATTCAATGA